The following coding sequences lie in one Oryctolagus cuniculus chromosome 7, mOryCun1.1, whole genome shotgun sequence genomic window:
- the L1TD1 gene encoding LINE-1 type transposase domain-containing protein 1, giving the protein MARLPKKQDNLTYVERKQLIETDKDKDISAVIMKKYKVLMEIQDLMFEEIRESLKNDLKQNLAATSIIPEMKNSDNSRSRKDWQQVKELASQTTHLVEKMEGKKSKIVEDIVNLIHKREEMNEFSSRLDESEENRSNKGQKSSQNQKVSVSVEEALYDVDDRYGKSTMHIEDEEDESTQSEEVKEMGEEKNIQSFRNEKCQKAPREWFDEGAILTLAADLSSATLGVSGQWGNIFRILKENDLEPTFLCDVKLAFKCDGETKTFSNLQSLREFISQKPFMKDLLQDIFPQNEKVHRGRRYGIQEKLGKTSIDSKPRAGEPSSDGLSFLFIKEVKIAKPEVKSIESEEEESSELEEKGTPKLEEQEASWVEEEWEETSWLEEEEEGEEASGMEEEEGETSELEEEGEDTIEKSYNKCEEPSCINLSTSSGIATVLKKTEKEKHKTLKLEELTAKEADLLQETEESFRKSVVHLFREIQEEIENIKHFHPEVVEIKDSVNDLSNRMDILEERVDSLDDQVEEFSKDAMQMAKQIINKERLRDIEDRSRSANIRLIGIPEKENKENSAEDIIREIVEENFPELKKDSSLEIVSAHRIPSKIDENRFTPRHILVKFCNSSDKEKIIKVSRERKEITYRGTRIRLTADLSLGTLDARSKWANIIKVLQEKGFKPRILYPAKLAFDFEGKTKVFFDIEEFRTFVSCVSPLKELLENVLSHLE; this is encoded by the exons ATGGCTAGACTTCCAAAGAAACAGGACAACCTCACCTACGTTGAAAGAAAACAGCTAATAGAAACAGATAAGGACAAAGACATATCAGCAGTTATTATGAAGAAGTATAAGGTCTTGATGGAAATCCAGGATCTGATGTTTGAAGAGATAAGAGAAAGTCTTAAAAATGACCTAAAGCAAAATTTAGCAGCAACAAGTATAAtaccagaaatgaaaaattcagacaACTCCAGAAGCAGGAAAGACTGGCAACAGGTCAAAGAGTTAGCCTCACAAACTACACATTTAGTAGAAAAAATGGAAGGGAAAAAGTCTAAAATAGTAGAGGACATTGTAAACTTAATCcacaaaagagaagaaatgaatgaGTTCAGTAGCAGGTTGGATGAATCAGAAGAGAACAGAAGTAATAAAGGTCAGAAGTCATCCCAAAATCAGAAAGTGTCTGTAAGTGTGGAAGAAGCCTTGTACGATGTTGATGACAGATACGGAAAGAGCACTATGCATATAGAAGATGAAGAGGATGAGAGCACACAGAGTGAAGAAGTCAAGGaaatgggagaggagaaaaacattCAGAGCTTCAGGAATGAAAAGTGTCAAAAAGCCCCCAGAGAATGGTTTGATGAGGGGGCCATACTTACACTGGCAGCAGACTTGTCGTCAGCAACGCTGGGTGTTAGTGGGCAGTGGGGTAATATCTTCAGAATTCTAAAGGAAAATGATTTGGAACCTACATTTTTGTGTGATGTTAAATTAGCATTTAAATGTGATGGTGAAACAAAGACATTTTCAAACCTCCAAAGCCTCAGGGAATTTATTAGTCAGAAACCTTTTATGAAAGATTTACTGCAAGATATATTCCCACAAAATGAAAAAGTACATCGAGGAAGAAGATACGGGATTCAAGAAAAACTG GGTAAAACATCAATAGACTCAAAACCTAGAGCAGGAGAACCATCCAGTGATGGCTTGAGCTTTCTGTTTATTAAAGAGGTAAAGATTGCTAAGCCAGAGGTGAAGAGCATAGAGTCTGAGGAAGAAGAGTCCTCGGAGTTGGAAGAAAAAGGAACTCCCAAGTTGGAGGAGCAAGAGGCCTCCTGGGTAGAGGAGGAGTGGGAAGAGACCTCGtggctggaagaggaggaggaaggggaagaagcatcagggatggaggaggaggagggagagacctCGGAgctggaagaagagggagaagacacCATAGAGAAGAGTTATAATAAGTGTGAAGAGCCGTCCTGTATCAACTTGAGTACTTCATCAGGGATCGCCAcagttttaaagaaaacagagaaagagaaacacaaaactCTAAAATTAGAAGAGCTAACTGCCAAAGAGGCAGACTTACTacaggaaacagaagaaagcTTTCGAAAAAGCGTGGTTCATCTCTTCAGAGAGATTCAAGAGGAGattgaaaacataaaacatttccATCCAGAAGTCGTGGAAATTAAAGATTCAGTAAATGACCTGAGTAACAGAATGGACATACTTGAAGAAAGAGTGGATAGTCTGGATGATCAAGTAGAAGAATTCTCTAAGGATGCAATGCAAATGGCCAAACAGATAATCAATAAAGAAAGGTTAAGAGATATAGAGGATAGATCCAGAAGTGCCAATATCCGTTTGATAGGTATTCcagaaaaagagaataaagagaaCAGTGCAGAGGACATAATAAGAGAAATAGTTGAAGAAAACTTTCCAGAGCTGAAGAAAGATTCAAGTCTTGAGATTGTCAGTGCACACCGAATACCCAGTAAGATTGATGAAAACAGATTCACTCCTAGACACATCTTGGTGAAATTTTGCAATTCCAGTGATAAAGAGAAAATCATAAAGGTttccagagaaaggaaagaaataaccTACAGAGGAACTAGAATCAGGTTGACTGCAGACTTATCATTGGGCACCCTGGATGCTAGGAGTAAGTGGGCCAATATCATCAAAGTTCTGCAGGAAAAAGGTTTTAAGCCGAGAATCTTGTATCCAGCCAAATTAGCATTTGATTTTGAGGGTAAAACAAAGGTATTTTTCGATATTGAGGAATTCAGGACATTTGTTTCTTGTGTATCCCCTTTGAAAGAATTGCTGGAGAATGTGCTTAGTCATCTAGAATGA